A genomic stretch from Larimichthys crocea isolate SSNF chromosome XXII, L_crocea_2.0, whole genome shotgun sequence includes:
- the pdha1a gene encoding pyruvate dehydrogenase E1 subunit alpha 1a has protein sequence MLSNISNVVRAGVQRNGVAAVMSARTYADFTAQASFEIKKCDTHKLDEAPATEVVMTREEGLQYYRTMQTMRRMELKADQLYKQKIIRGFCHLYDGQEACAVGIEAAINLSDHLITAYRAHGYTYTRGGTVKEIMAELTGRRGGIAKGKGGSMHMYCKNFYGGNGIVGAQVPLGAGVALACKYMGNNELCVSLYGDGAANQGQIFETYNMAALWKLPAIFVCENNRYGMGTSVERAAASTDYYKRGDFIPGLRVDGMDVLCVREATRFAAEHCRSGKGPILMELQTYRYHGHSMSDPGVSYRTREEIQEVRGKSDPISLLKDRMLSNNMASVEELKEIDVEVRKEIEDAAQFATTDPEPQLEELCNHIFYNNPPLEVRGTNPWTKLKSVS, from the exons ATGCTGTCCAATATCTCTAATGTGGTGAGAGCCGGCGTCCAGAGAAAT GGAGTTGCAGCGGTCATGTCAGCGCGCACGTATGCTGACTTCACAGCACAGGCTTCGTTTGAAATAAAG AAATGTGACACCCACAAGCTGGACGAGGCCCCGGCCACTGAGGTGGTCATGACCCGTGAGGAGGGTCTGCAGTACTACCGCACCATGCAGACCATGAGGCGTATGGAGCTGAAGGCAGATCAGCTGTATAAGCAGAAGATCATTCGAGGATTCTGCCACTTGTATGATGGACAG GAGGCCTGTGCAGTTGGTATTGAAGCAGCAATTAATCTGTCAGACCACCTGATCACCGCATACCGCGCTCACGGCTACACTTACACCAGAGGAGGGACCGTGAAGGAGATCATGGCTGAGCTCACTG gcagAAGAGGAGGTATTGCAAAAGGCAAAGGAGGCTCTATGCACATGTACTGTAAGAACTTCTATGGAGGAAATGGAATTGTCGGAGCTCAG GTTCCCCTTGGTGCTGGTGTGGCTCTGGCCTGCAAGTATATGGGCAACAATgagctgtgtgtctctctctatgGTGACGGTGCTGCCAACCAG GGTCAGATTTTTGAAACGTACAACATGGCAGCGCTTTGGAAGCTGCCCGCCATCTTTGTCTGTGAGAACAACAGGTACGGCATGGGAACGTCAGTGGAGCGAGCTGCTGCCAGCACCGACTACTACAAGAGAGGAGACTTCATTCCCGGTTTGCGG GTGGATGGGATGGATGTTCTGTGTGTTCGGGAAGCAACCAGGTTTGCTGCTGAACACTGCCGATCTGGGAAG GGCCCCATTCTCATGGAGCTGCAGACCTACCGCTATCACGGACACAGTATGAGTGATCCTGGCGTCAG CTACCGTACACGTGAAGAGATCCAGGAGGTCCGTGGTAAGAGTGACCCCATCTCCTTGCTGAAGGATCGCATGCTCAGCAACAACATGGCCAGCGTGGAGGAGCTCAAG GAGATTGATGTGGAAGTTAGGAAAGAAATCGAAGATGCTGCTCAGTTCGCCACCACAGATCCTGAACCCCAACTGGAGGAATTGTGCAACCACATCTTTTACAACAATCCACCCCTGGAGGTGCGCGGCACAAACCCGTGGACCAAGCTGAAGTCCGTTAGCTAA